A stretch of Rhinopithecus roxellana isolate Shanxi Qingling chromosome 12, ASM756505v1, whole genome shotgun sequence DNA encodes these proteins:
- the CLSTN1 gene encoding calsyntenin-1 isoform X1, which produces MLRRPAPALAPAARLLLAGLLCGGGVWATRVNKHKPWLEPTYHGIVTENDNAVLLDPPLIALDKDAPLRFAESFEVTVTKEGEICGFKIHGQNVPFDAVVVDKSTGEGVIRSKEKLDCELQKDYSFTIQAYDCGKGPDGTNVKKSHKATVHIQVNDVNEYAPVFKEKSYKATVTEGRQYDSILRVEAMDADCSPQFSQICSYEIITPDVPFTVDKDGYIKNTEKLNYGKEHQYKLTVTAYDCGKKRATEDVLVKISVKPTCAPGWQGWNNRIEYEPGTGALAVFPNIHLETCDEPVASVQATVELETSHIGKGCDRDTYSEKSLHRLCGAAAGTAELLPSPSGSLNWTVGLPTDNGHDSDQVFEFNGTQAVRIPDGIVSVSPKEPFTISVWMRHGPFGRKKETILCSSDKTDMNRHHYSLYVHGCRLIFLLRQDPSEEKKYRPAEFHWKLNQVCDEEWHHYVLNVEFPSVTLYVDGTSHEPFSVTEDYPLHPSKIETQLVVGACWQEFSGVENDNETEPVTVASAGGDLHMTQYFRGNLAGLTLRSGKLADKKVIDCLYTCKEGLDLQVPEDSGRGVQIQAHPSRLVLTLEGEDIGELDKAMQHISYLNSRQFPTPGIRRLKITSTIKCFNEATCISVPPVDGYVMVLQPEEPKISLSGVHHFARAASEFESSEGVFLFPELRIISTITREVEPEGDGAEDPTVQESLVSEEVVHDLDTCEVMVEGEELNHEQESLEVDMARLQQKGIEVSSSELGMTFTGVDTMASYEEVLHLLRYRNWHARSLLDRKFKLICSELNGRYISNEFKVEVNVIHTANPVEHANHMAAQPQFVHPEHRSFVDLSGHNLANPHPFAVVPSTATVVIVVCVSFLVFMIILGVFRIRAAHQRTMRDQDTGKENEMDWDDSALTITVNPMETYEDQHSSEEEEEEEEEEESEDGEEEDDITSAESESSEEEEGEQGDPQNATRQQQLEWDDSTLSY; this is translated from the exons GTGAGATTTGTGGATTTAAAATTCACGGGCAGAATGTCCCCTTTGATGCAGTGGTAGTGGATAAATCCACTGGTGAGGGAGTCATTCGCTCCAAAGAGAAACTGGACTGTGAGCTGCAGAAAGACTACTCATTCACCATCCAGGCCTATGATTGTGGGAAGGGACCTGATGGCACCAATGTGAAGAAGTCTCATAA AGCAACTGTCCACATTCAGGTGAACGACGTGAATGAGTATGCGCCCGTGTTCAAGGAGAAGTCCTACAAAGCCACGGTCACCGAGGGGAGGCAGTACGACAGCATTTTGAGGGTGGAGGCCATGGATGCCGACTGCTCCCCTCAGTTCAGCCAGATTTGCAGCTACGAAATCATCACTCCAGATGTGCCCTTTACTGTCGACAAAGATG GTTATATAAaaaacacagagaagttaaacTATGGGAAAGAACATCAGTATAAGCTGACCGTCACTGCCTATGACTGTGGGAAGAAAAGAGCCACAGAAGATGTTTTGGTGAAGATCAGCGTTAAGCCCACCTGCGCCCCTGGGTGGCAAG GATGGAACAATAGGATTGAGTATGAGCCAGGCACGGGCGCGTTGGCCGTCTTTCCAAATATCCACCTGGAGACATGTGACGAGCCAGTTGCCTCAGTACAGGCCACAGTGGAGCTAGAAACCAGCCACATAGGGAAAGGCTGCGACCGAGACACCTACTCGGAGAAGTCCCTCCACCGGCTCTGTG GTGCCGCCGCGGGCACTGCCGAGCTCCTGCCATCTCCAAGTGGCTCCCTGAACTGGACTGTGGGTCTCCCCACCGACAATGGCCACGACAGCGACCAGGTGTTTGAGTTCAATGGCACCCAGGCAGTGAGGATCCCGGATGGCATCGTGTCGGTCAGCCCCAAAGAGCCATTCACCATCTCCGTGTGGATGAGACACGGGCCTTTTGGCAGGAAGAAGGAGACGATTCTTTGCAGTTCTGATAAAACAG ATATGAATCGGCACCACTACTCGCTCTACGTCCATGGGTGCCGGCTGATCTTCCTCCTCCGTCAGGATCCTTCTGAGGAGAAGAAATACAGACCTGCAGAATTCCACTGGAAGTTGAATCAG GTCTGTGATGAGGAATGGCACCACTACGTCCTCAATGTGGAATTCCCGAGCGTGACTCTCTATGTGGATGGCACGTCCCACGAGCCCTTCTCTGTGACTGAGGATTACCCGCTCCATCCATCCAAGATAGAAACTCAGCTCGTGGTGGGGGCTTGCTGGCAAG AGTTTTCAGGAGTTGAAAATGACAATGAAACTGAGCCTGTGACCGTGGCCTCTGCAG GTGGCGACCTGCACATGACCCAGTATTTCCGAGGCAATCTGGCTGGCTTAACTCTCCGTTCCGGGAAACTCGCAGATAAGAAGGTGATCGATTGTCTGTATACCTGCAAGGAGGGGCTGGACCTGCAGGTCCCCGAAGACAGTGGCAGAGGCGTGCAG ATCCAAGCCCACCCCAGTCGGTTGGTATTGACCTTGGAGGGAGAAGACATCGGGGAATTGGATAAAGCCATGCAGCACATCTCATACCTGAACTCCCGGCAGTTCCCCACGCCTGGAATTCGCAGACTCAAAATCACCAGCACAATCAA GTGTTTTAACGAGGCCACCTGCATTTCAGTCCCCCCGGTAGATGGCTACGTGATGGTTTTACAGCCCGAGGAGCCCAAGATCAGCCTGAGCGGCGTCCACCATTTTGCCCGAGCAGCTTCTGAATTTGAAAGCTCAGAAGGGGTGTTCCTTTTCCCTGAGCTTCGCATCATCAGCACCATCACGagagaagtggagcctgaagggGACGGGGCTGAGGACCCCACAG TTCAAGAATCACTGGTGTCTGAGGAGGTAGTGCACGACCTGGATACCTGTGAGGTcatggtggagggagaggagctGAATCACGAGCAGGAAAGCCTAGAAGTGGACATGGCCCGCCTGCAGCAGAAGGGCATCGAAGTGAGCAGCTCTGAGCTGGGCATGACCTTCACAG GTGTGGACACCATGGCCAGCTACGAGGAGGTTTTGCACCTCCTGCGCTATCGGAACTGGCACGCCAGGTCTTTGCTTGACCGGAAGTTTAAGCTCATCTGCTCGGAGCTGAATGGCCGCTACATCAGCAACGAATTTAAGGTGGAG GTGAATGTAATCCACACGGCCAACCCCGTGGAACACGCCAACCACATGGCTGCCCAGCCACAGTTCGTGCACCCGGAACACCGCTCCTTCGTTGACCTGTCAGGCCACAACCTGGCCAACCCCCACCCATTTGCAG TCGTCCCCAGCACTGCGACCGTTGTGATTGTGGTGTGCGTCAGCTTCCTGGTGTTCATGATCATCCTGGGGGTGTTTCGGATCCGTGCCGCACATCAGCGGACCATGCGGGATCAGGACACCGGGAAGGAGAACGAGATGGACTGGGACGACTCCGCCTTGACCATCACCGTCAACCCCATGGAG ACCTACGAGGACCAGCATagcagtgaggaggaggaggaggaggaggaggaagaggagagtgaGGATGGCGAGGAAGAAGATGACATCACCAGTGCAGAGTCGGAGAGCagcgaggaggaggagggggagcagGGCGACCCCCAGAATGCGACCCGGCAGCAGCAGCTGGAATGGGATGACTCCACCCTCAGCTACTGA
- the CLSTN1 gene encoding calsyntenin-1 isoform X3, with protein sequence MLRRPAPALAPAARLLLAGLLCGGGVWATRVNKHKPWLEPTYHGIVTENDNAVLLDPPLIALDKDAPLRFAESFEVTVTKEGEICGFKIHGQNVPFDAVVVDKSTGEGVIRSKEKLDCELQKDYSFTIQAYDCGKGPDGTNVKKSHKATVHIQVNDVNEYAPVFKEKSYKATVTEGRQYDSILRVEAMDADCSPQFSQICSYEIITPDVPFTVDKDGYIKNTEKLNYGKEHQYKLTVTAYDCGKKRATEDVLVKISVKPTCAPGWQGWNNRIEYEPGTGALAVFPNIHLETCDEPVASVQATVELETSHIGKGCDRDTYSEKSLHRLCGAAAGTAELLPSPSGSLNWTVGLPTDNGHDSDQVFEFNGTQAVRIPDGIVSVSPKEPFTISVWMRHGPFGRKKETILCSSDKTDMNRHHYSLYVHGCRLIFLLRQDPSEEKKYRPAEFHWKLNQVCDEEWHHYVLNVEFPSVTLYVDGTSHEPFSVTEDYPLHPSKIETQLVVGACWQGGDLHMTQYFRGNLAGLTLRSGKLADKKVIDCLYTCKEGLDLQVPEDSGRGVQIQAHPSRLVLTLEGEDIGELDKAMQHISYLNSRQFPTPGIRRLKITSTIKCFNEATCISVPPVDGYVMVLQPEEPKISLSGVHHFARAASEFESSEGVFLFPELRIISTITREVEPEGDGAEDPTVQESLVSEEVVHDLDTCEVMVEGEELNHEQESLEVDMARLQQKGIEVSSSELGMTFTGVDTMASYEEVLHLLRYRNWHARSLLDRKFKLICSELNGRYISNEFKVEVNVIHTANPVEHANHMAAQPQFVHPEHRSFVDLSGHNLANPHPFAVVPSTATVVIVVCVSFLVFMIILGVFRIRAAHQRTMRDQDTGKENEMDWDDSALTITVNPMETYEDQHSSEEEEEEEEEEESEDGEEEDDITSAESESSEEEEGEQGDPQNATRQQQLEWDDSTLSY encoded by the exons GTGAGATTTGTGGATTTAAAATTCACGGGCAGAATGTCCCCTTTGATGCAGTGGTAGTGGATAAATCCACTGGTGAGGGAGTCATTCGCTCCAAAGAGAAACTGGACTGTGAGCTGCAGAAAGACTACTCATTCACCATCCAGGCCTATGATTGTGGGAAGGGACCTGATGGCACCAATGTGAAGAAGTCTCATAA AGCAACTGTCCACATTCAGGTGAACGACGTGAATGAGTATGCGCCCGTGTTCAAGGAGAAGTCCTACAAAGCCACGGTCACCGAGGGGAGGCAGTACGACAGCATTTTGAGGGTGGAGGCCATGGATGCCGACTGCTCCCCTCAGTTCAGCCAGATTTGCAGCTACGAAATCATCACTCCAGATGTGCCCTTTACTGTCGACAAAGATG GTTATATAAaaaacacagagaagttaaacTATGGGAAAGAACATCAGTATAAGCTGACCGTCACTGCCTATGACTGTGGGAAGAAAAGAGCCACAGAAGATGTTTTGGTGAAGATCAGCGTTAAGCCCACCTGCGCCCCTGGGTGGCAAG GATGGAACAATAGGATTGAGTATGAGCCAGGCACGGGCGCGTTGGCCGTCTTTCCAAATATCCACCTGGAGACATGTGACGAGCCAGTTGCCTCAGTACAGGCCACAGTGGAGCTAGAAACCAGCCACATAGGGAAAGGCTGCGACCGAGACACCTACTCGGAGAAGTCCCTCCACCGGCTCTGTG GTGCCGCCGCGGGCACTGCCGAGCTCCTGCCATCTCCAAGTGGCTCCCTGAACTGGACTGTGGGTCTCCCCACCGACAATGGCCACGACAGCGACCAGGTGTTTGAGTTCAATGGCACCCAGGCAGTGAGGATCCCGGATGGCATCGTGTCGGTCAGCCCCAAAGAGCCATTCACCATCTCCGTGTGGATGAGACACGGGCCTTTTGGCAGGAAGAAGGAGACGATTCTTTGCAGTTCTGATAAAACAG ATATGAATCGGCACCACTACTCGCTCTACGTCCATGGGTGCCGGCTGATCTTCCTCCTCCGTCAGGATCCTTCTGAGGAGAAGAAATACAGACCTGCAGAATTCCACTGGAAGTTGAATCAG GTCTGTGATGAGGAATGGCACCACTACGTCCTCAATGTGGAATTCCCGAGCGTGACTCTCTATGTGGATGGCACGTCCCACGAGCCCTTCTCTGTGACTGAGGATTACCCGCTCCATCCATCCAAGATAGAAACTCAGCTCGTGGTGGGGGCTTGCTGGCAAG GTGGCGACCTGCACATGACCCAGTATTTCCGAGGCAATCTGGCTGGCTTAACTCTCCGTTCCGGGAAACTCGCAGATAAGAAGGTGATCGATTGTCTGTATACCTGCAAGGAGGGGCTGGACCTGCAGGTCCCCGAAGACAGTGGCAGAGGCGTGCAG ATCCAAGCCCACCCCAGTCGGTTGGTATTGACCTTGGAGGGAGAAGACATCGGGGAATTGGATAAAGCCATGCAGCACATCTCATACCTGAACTCCCGGCAGTTCCCCACGCCTGGAATTCGCAGACTCAAAATCACCAGCACAATCAA GTGTTTTAACGAGGCCACCTGCATTTCAGTCCCCCCGGTAGATGGCTACGTGATGGTTTTACAGCCCGAGGAGCCCAAGATCAGCCTGAGCGGCGTCCACCATTTTGCCCGAGCAGCTTCTGAATTTGAAAGCTCAGAAGGGGTGTTCCTTTTCCCTGAGCTTCGCATCATCAGCACCATCACGagagaagtggagcctgaagggGACGGGGCTGAGGACCCCACAG TTCAAGAATCACTGGTGTCTGAGGAGGTAGTGCACGACCTGGATACCTGTGAGGTcatggtggagggagaggagctGAATCACGAGCAGGAAAGCCTAGAAGTGGACATGGCCCGCCTGCAGCAGAAGGGCATCGAAGTGAGCAGCTCTGAGCTGGGCATGACCTTCACAG GTGTGGACACCATGGCCAGCTACGAGGAGGTTTTGCACCTCCTGCGCTATCGGAACTGGCACGCCAGGTCTTTGCTTGACCGGAAGTTTAAGCTCATCTGCTCGGAGCTGAATGGCCGCTACATCAGCAACGAATTTAAGGTGGAG GTGAATGTAATCCACACGGCCAACCCCGTGGAACACGCCAACCACATGGCTGCCCAGCCACAGTTCGTGCACCCGGAACACCGCTCCTTCGTTGACCTGTCAGGCCACAACCTGGCCAACCCCCACCCATTTGCAG TCGTCCCCAGCACTGCGACCGTTGTGATTGTGGTGTGCGTCAGCTTCCTGGTGTTCATGATCATCCTGGGGGTGTTTCGGATCCGTGCCGCACATCAGCGGACCATGCGGGATCAGGACACCGGGAAGGAGAACGAGATGGACTGGGACGACTCCGCCTTGACCATCACCGTCAACCCCATGGAG ACCTACGAGGACCAGCATagcagtgaggaggaggaggaggaggaggaggaagaggagagtgaGGATGGCGAGGAAGAAGATGACATCACCAGTGCAGAGTCGGAGAGCagcgaggaggaggagggggagcagGGCGACCCCCAGAATGCGACCCGGCAGCAGCAGCTGGAATGGGATGACTCCACCCTCAGCTACTGA
- the CLSTN1 gene encoding calsyntenin-1 isoform X2, with protein sequence MLRRPAPALAPAARLLLAGLLCGGGVWATRVNKHKPWLEPTYHGIVTENDNAVLLDPPLIALDKDAPLRFAGEICGFKIHGQNVPFDAVVVDKSTGEGVIRSKEKLDCELQKDYSFTIQAYDCGKGPDGTNVKKSHKATVHIQVNDVNEYAPVFKEKSYKATVTEGRQYDSILRVEAMDADCSPQFSQICSYEIITPDVPFTVDKDGYIKNTEKLNYGKEHQYKLTVTAYDCGKKRATEDVLVKISVKPTCAPGWQGWNNRIEYEPGTGALAVFPNIHLETCDEPVASVQATVELETSHIGKGCDRDTYSEKSLHRLCGAAAGTAELLPSPSGSLNWTVGLPTDNGHDSDQVFEFNGTQAVRIPDGIVSVSPKEPFTISVWMRHGPFGRKKETILCSSDKTDMNRHHYSLYVHGCRLIFLLRQDPSEEKKYRPAEFHWKLNQVCDEEWHHYVLNVEFPSVTLYVDGTSHEPFSVTEDYPLHPSKIETQLVVGACWQEFSGVENDNETEPVTVASAGGDLHMTQYFRGNLAGLTLRSGKLADKKVIDCLYTCKEGLDLQVPEDSGRGVQIQAHPSRLVLTLEGEDIGELDKAMQHISYLNSRQFPTPGIRRLKITSTIKCFNEATCISVPPVDGYVMVLQPEEPKISLSGVHHFARAASEFESSEGVFLFPELRIISTITREVEPEGDGAEDPTVQESLVSEEVVHDLDTCEVMVEGEELNHEQESLEVDMARLQQKGIEVSSSELGMTFTGVDTMASYEEVLHLLRYRNWHARSLLDRKFKLICSELNGRYISNEFKVEVNVIHTANPVEHANHMAAQPQFVHPEHRSFVDLSGHNLANPHPFAVVPSTATVVIVVCVSFLVFMIILGVFRIRAAHQRTMRDQDTGKENEMDWDDSALTITVNPMETYEDQHSSEEEEEEEEEEESEDGEEEDDITSAESESSEEEEGEQGDPQNATRQQQLEWDDSTLSY encoded by the exons GTGAGATTTGTGGATTTAAAATTCACGGGCAGAATGTCCCCTTTGATGCAGTGGTAGTGGATAAATCCACTGGTGAGGGAGTCATTCGCTCCAAAGAGAAACTGGACTGTGAGCTGCAGAAAGACTACTCATTCACCATCCAGGCCTATGATTGTGGGAAGGGACCTGATGGCACCAATGTGAAGAAGTCTCATAA AGCAACTGTCCACATTCAGGTGAACGACGTGAATGAGTATGCGCCCGTGTTCAAGGAGAAGTCCTACAAAGCCACGGTCACCGAGGGGAGGCAGTACGACAGCATTTTGAGGGTGGAGGCCATGGATGCCGACTGCTCCCCTCAGTTCAGCCAGATTTGCAGCTACGAAATCATCACTCCAGATGTGCCCTTTACTGTCGACAAAGATG GTTATATAAaaaacacagagaagttaaacTATGGGAAAGAACATCAGTATAAGCTGACCGTCACTGCCTATGACTGTGGGAAGAAAAGAGCCACAGAAGATGTTTTGGTGAAGATCAGCGTTAAGCCCACCTGCGCCCCTGGGTGGCAAG GATGGAACAATAGGATTGAGTATGAGCCAGGCACGGGCGCGTTGGCCGTCTTTCCAAATATCCACCTGGAGACATGTGACGAGCCAGTTGCCTCAGTACAGGCCACAGTGGAGCTAGAAACCAGCCACATAGGGAAAGGCTGCGACCGAGACACCTACTCGGAGAAGTCCCTCCACCGGCTCTGTG GTGCCGCCGCGGGCACTGCCGAGCTCCTGCCATCTCCAAGTGGCTCCCTGAACTGGACTGTGGGTCTCCCCACCGACAATGGCCACGACAGCGACCAGGTGTTTGAGTTCAATGGCACCCAGGCAGTGAGGATCCCGGATGGCATCGTGTCGGTCAGCCCCAAAGAGCCATTCACCATCTCCGTGTGGATGAGACACGGGCCTTTTGGCAGGAAGAAGGAGACGATTCTTTGCAGTTCTGATAAAACAG ATATGAATCGGCACCACTACTCGCTCTACGTCCATGGGTGCCGGCTGATCTTCCTCCTCCGTCAGGATCCTTCTGAGGAGAAGAAATACAGACCTGCAGAATTCCACTGGAAGTTGAATCAG GTCTGTGATGAGGAATGGCACCACTACGTCCTCAATGTGGAATTCCCGAGCGTGACTCTCTATGTGGATGGCACGTCCCACGAGCCCTTCTCTGTGACTGAGGATTACCCGCTCCATCCATCCAAGATAGAAACTCAGCTCGTGGTGGGGGCTTGCTGGCAAG AGTTTTCAGGAGTTGAAAATGACAATGAAACTGAGCCTGTGACCGTGGCCTCTGCAG GTGGCGACCTGCACATGACCCAGTATTTCCGAGGCAATCTGGCTGGCTTAACTCTCCGTTCCGGGAAACTCGCAGATAAGAAGGTGATCGATTGTCTGTATACCTGCAAGGAGGGGCTGGACCTGCAGGTCCCCGAAGACAGTGGCAGAGGCGTGCAG ATCCAAGCCCACCCCAGTCGGTTGGTATTGACCTTGGAGGGAGAAGACATCGGGGAATTGGATAAAGCCATGCAGCACATCTCATACCTGAACTCCCGGCAGTTCCCCACGCCTGGAATTCGCAGACTCAAAATCACCAGCACAATCAA GTGTTTTAACGAGGCCACCTGCATTTCAGTCCCCCCGGTAGATGGCTACGTGATGGTTTTACAGCCCGAGGAGCCCAAGATCAGCCTGAGCGGCGTCCACCATTTTGCCCGAGCAGCTTCTGAATTTGAAAGCTCAGAAGGGGTGTTCCTTTTCCCTGAGCTTCGCATCATCAGCACCATCACGagagaagtggagcctgaagggGACGGGGCTGAGGACCCCACAG TTCAAGAATCACTGGTGTCTGAGGAGGTAGTGCACGACCTGGATACCTGTGAGGTcatggtggagggagaggagctGAATCACGAGCAGGAAAGCCTAGAAGTGGACATGGCCCGCCTGCAGCAGAAGGGCATCGAAGTGAGCAGCTCTGAGCTGGGCATGACCTTCACAG GTGTGGACACCATGGCCAGCTACGAGGAGGTTTTGCACCTCCTGCGCTATCGGAACTGGCACGCCAGGTCTTTGCTTGACCGGAAGTTTAAGCTCATCTGCTCGGAGCTGAATGGCCGCTACATCAGCAACGAATTTAAGGTGGAG GTGAATGTAATCCACACGGCCAACCCCGTGGAACACGCCAACCACATGGCTGCCCAGCCACAGTTCGTGCACCCGGAACACCGCTCCTTCGTTGACCTGTCAGGCCACAACCTGGCCAACCCCCACCCATTTGCAG TCGTCCCCAGCACTGCGACCGTTGTGATTGTGGTGTGCGTCAGCTTCCTGGTGTTCATGATCATCCTGGGGGTGTTTCGGATCCGTGCCGCACATCAGCGGACCATGCGGGATCAGGACACCGGGAAGGAGAACGAGATGGACTGGGACGACTCCGCCTTGACCATCACCGTCAACCCCATGGAG ACCTACGAGGACCAGCATagcagtgaggaggaggaggaggaggaggaggaagaggagagtgaGGATGGCGAGGAAGAAGATGACATCACCAGTGCAGAGTCGGAGAGCagcgaggaggaggagggggagcagGGCGACCCCCAGAATGCGACCCGGCAGCAGCAGCTGGAATGGGATGACTCCACCCTCAGCTACTGA